One Helianthus annuus cultivar XRQ/B chromosome 12, HanXRQr2.0-SUNRISE, whole genome shotgun sequence genomic region harbors:
- the LOC110895960 gene encoding probable inactive receptor kinase At1g27190 isoform X1: MKPPATTTTTMTPLIILLLLLLTTTTTTTAMEDDMRCLQGLKSSLTDSQNRLSSWSFTNNNSVTSLCKLVGVSCWNEKENRLISIQLPEFELAGTLPDSLQYCRSLQSLDLSKNQISGSIPVEICTWLPYLVTLDLSGNSLTGNIPVEIQNCKFLNNLILSDNSFSGTIPYQIGQLERLKKLDVSNNELSGSIPDDLNRFDSDSFVGNDKLCGPPVDSKCGRLNNKNLAIIIAAGVLGAAASLLLGFGIWWWFFIRVDRRKGKGYGGEGGSEGDRSNWVDRLRAYRLVQVSLFQKPIVKIKLNDILGATNNFSSSNIEITTRTGVCYRAMLQDGSVLAIKRLSACKINEKQFRSEINRLGQLRQPNLVPLLGFCVVEDEKLLVYKHMPNGSLNTLLHGNAGNVDLDWPLRLKIGIGAASGLAWLHHVCEPPYLHQNISSNVVLVDDDFEARIIDFGIARLVGTRDSNNSSFENGNLGEFGYVAPEYSSTMVASMKGDVYGFGVVLLEIATGQKPLEVNNGEEGGYKGHLVEWVNRLVGSGRSKDAIDKSLRGKGNDDEILQFLRIACSCVVSRPKERPSMYNVYQSLKGLAGAHGFSEQFDDIPAKYAKQDPHHHKD, from the coding sequence ATGAAACCACcagcaaccaccaccaccaccatgacaccactcatcatcctcctcctcctcctcctcaccaccaccaccaccaccaccgccatggAAGACGACATGCGCTGCCTCCAAGGCCTCAAATCCTCACTCACCGACTCACAAAACAGACTCTCCTCCTGGTCCTTCACCAACAACAACTCCGTCACCTCCTTATGCAAGCTCGTCGGAGTCTCCTGCTGGAACGAGAAGGAAAACCGCCTTATATCCATCCAGCTACCGGAATTCGAACTCGCCGGTACGTTACCTGACTCGCTACAGTACTGTCGTTCGTTACAATCACTAGATCTGTCCAAAAACCAGATCTCCGGTTCCATTCCGGTAGAGATCTGCACGTGGTTGCCGTATTTAGTAACCCTAGATCTGTCCGGAAACTCGTTAACCGGTAACATTCCGGTTGAGATTCAAAACTGTAAGTTTTTAAACAATTTGATTCTATCGGATAACAGCTTTTCCGGTACGATTCCGTACCAGATCGGACAACTTGAACGGTTGAAGAAGCTGGATGTTTCGAACAACGAATTATCCGGTTCGATTCCTGACGATTTGAACCGCTTTGACTCCGATTCGTTCGTTGGAAACGATAAGTTGTGTGGACCGCCGGTTGATTCGAAGTGTGGACGGTTGAATAATAAGAACCTGGCGATTATTATAGCTGCAGGTGTGTTAGGTGCTGCTGCTTCGTTGTTGCTAGGGTTTGGGATCTGGTGGTGGTTTTTTATTCGAGTTGATCGGAGAAAAGGTAAGGGTTATGGCGGTGAAGGTGGCAGTGAGGGTGATCGGAGTAATTGGGTGGATCGGTTGAGAGCGTATCGGCTTGTGCAGGTATCGTTGTTTCAGAAACCGATTGTTAAGATCAAGTTGAATGATATATTAGGTGCTACTAATAATTTTAGCAGTAGTAATATCGAGATTACTACTAGAACCGGGGTTTGTTATAGAGCTATGTTACAGGATGGTTCTGTGCTTGCGATTAAGCGGTTAAGTGCTTGTAAGATTAATGAGAAACAGTTTCGGTCTGAGATAAATAGGTTAGGGCAGCTTCGGCAACCGAATTTAGTCCCCTTGTTAGGGTTTTGTGTTGTTGAAGATGAAAAGCTGTTGGTGTATAAACATATGCCGAATGGGAGCTTGAATACACTTCTGCATGGTAATGCTGGTAATGTCGATTTGGACTGGCCGCTAAGGCTTAAAATTGGTATTGGTGCAGCGAGCGGGTTAGCCTGGTTGCACCATGTTTGTGAACCGCCGTATCTTCATCAAAACATTAGCTCGAATGTGGTTCTTGTAGATGATGATTTTGAAGCCCGGATAATCGATTTTGGAATAGCGAGGCTTGTGGGCACTCGTGATTCGAACAATAGCTCATTTGAAAATGGTAATTTGGGTGAGTTTGGTTATGTGGCTCCCGAGTATTCGAGCACGATGGTTGCTTCGATGAAAGGGGATGTTTACGGTTTTGGGGTTGTTCTTTTGGAAATCGCAACCGGTCAGAAGCCACTTGAAGTGAACAACGGAGAGGAAGGAGGGTATAAAGGTCATTTGGTGGAATGGGTTAACCGGCTTGTCGGTTCAGGAAGAAGTAAAGATGCTATTGACAAATCTTTAAGAGGAAAAGGAAATGATGATGAAATCTTGCAGTTTTTACGGATTGCTTGTAGCTGTGTTGTTTCCAGGCCTAAAGAACGACCTTCTATGTATAACGTTTACCAGTCGTTAAAAGGTTTGGCGGGCGCACACGGGTTTTCGGAACAATTTGACGATATTCCTGCGAAATACGCCAAACAAGATCCGCATCATCACAAAGATTAA
- the LOC110895960 gene encoding probable inactive receptor kinase At1g27190 isoform X2 — protein MQARRSLLLEREGKPPYIHPATGIRTRRFSGTIPYQIGQLERLKKLDVSNNELSGSIPDDLNRFDSDSFVGNDKLCGPPVDSKCGRLNNKNLAIIIAAGVLGAAASLLLGFGIWWWFFIRVDRRKGKGYGGEGGSEGDRSNWVDRLRAYRLVQVSLFQKPIVKIKLNDILGATNNFSSSNIEITTRTGVCYRAMLQDGSVLAIKRLSACKINEKQFRSEINRLGQLRQPNLVPLLGFCVVEDEKLLVYKHMPNGSLNTLLHGNAGNVDLDWPLRLKIGIGAASGLAWLHHVCEPPYLHQNISSNVVLVDDDFEARIIDFGIARLVGTRDSNNSSFENGNLGEFGYVAPEYSSTMVASMKGDVYGFGVVLLEIATGQKPLEVNNGEEGGYKGHLVEWVNRLVGSGRSKDAIDKSLRGKGNDDEILQFLRIACSCVVSRPKERPSMYNVYQSLKGLAGAHGFSEQFDDIPAKYAKQDPHHHKD, from the exons ATGCAAGCTCGTCGGAGTCTCCTGCTGGAACGAGAAGGAAAACCGCCTTATATCCATCCAGCTACCGGAATTCGAACTCGCCG CTTTTCCGGTACGATTCCGTACCAGATCGGACAACTTGAACGGTTGAAGAAGCTGGATGTTTCGAACAACGAATTATCCGGTTCGATTCCTGACGATTTGAACCGCTTTGACTCCGATTCGTTCGTTGGAAACGATAAGTTGTGTGGACCGCCGGTTGATTCGAAGTGTGGACGGTTGAATAATAAGAACCTGGCGATTATTATAGCTGCAGGTGTGTTAGGTGCTGCTGCTTCGTTGTTGCTAGGGTTTGGGATCTGGTGGTGGTTTTTTATTCGAGTTGATCGGAGAAAAGGTAAGGGTTATGGCGGTGAAGGTGGCAGTGAGGGTGATCGGAGTAATTGGGTGGATCGGTTGAGAGCGTATCGGCTTGTGCAGGTATCGTTGTTTCAGAAACCGATTGTTAAGATCAAGTTGAATGATATATTAGGTGCTACTAATAATTTTAGCAGTAGTAATATCGAGATTACTACTAGAACCGGGGTTTGTTATAGAGCTATGTTACAGGATGGTTCTGTGCTTGCGATTAAGCGGTTAAGTGCTTGTAAGATTAATGAGAAACAGTTTCGGTCTGAGATAAATAGGTTAGGGCAGCTTCGGCAACCGAATTTAGTCCCCTTGTTAGGGTTTTGTGTTGTTGAAGATGAAAAGCTGTTGGTGTATAAACATATGCCGAATGGGAGCTTGAATACACTTCTGCATGGTAATGCTGGTAATGTCGATTTGGACTGGCCGCTAAGGCTTAAAATTGGTATTGGTGCAGCGAGCGGGTTAGCCTGGTTGCACCATGTTTGTGAACCGCCGTATCTTCATCAAAACATTAGCTCGAATGTGGTTCTTGTAGATGATGATTTTGAAGCCCGGATAATCGATTTTGGAATAGCGAGGCTTGTGGGCACTCGTGATTCGAACAATAGCTCATTTGAAAATGGTAATTTGGGTGAGTTTGGTTATGTGGCTCCCGAGTATTCGAGCACGATGGTTGCTTCGATGAAAGGGGATGTTTACGGTTTTGGGGTTGTTCTTTTGGAAATCGCAACCGGTCAGAAGCCACTTGAAGTGAACAACGGAGAGGAAGGAGGGTATAAAGGTCATTTGGTGGAATGGGTTAACCGGCTTGTCGGTTCAGGAAGAAGTAAAGATGCTATTGACAAATCTTTAAGAGGAAAAGGAAATGATGATGAAATCTTGCAGTTTTTACGGATTGCTTGTAGCTGTGTTGTTTCCAGGCCTAAAGAACGACCTTCTATGTATAACGTTTACCAGTCGTTAAAAGGTTTGGCGGGCGCACACGGGTTTTCGGAACAATTTGACGATATTCCTGCGAAATACGCCAAACAAGATCCGCATCATCACAAAGATTAA